The Garra rufa chromosome 8, GarRuf1.0, whole genome shotgun sequence genome has a segment encoding these proteins:
- the mitd1 gene encoding MIT domain-containing protein 1 has product MAQDFLPGMESSAISVLKRAVELDHSSRLQEALVCYQEGIQLLLDVLKAVKDESKKAHYREKIKGYMDRAEQIKDHVNKLKEEGKYHEQIKIADSSTGFSYESLFKPYIRDGLTEVWVEDPYVRHVHQLYNFLRFCEMLIKCQCKVKTIHLLTSQDEDGSAQQTSALAEIKQSLQSQNICLDIQYSSTIHDREIRFNNGWIIKIGRGLDYFKKPKGRFSVGYCDYDLRECHETTVDIFHTKHTKTT; this is encoded by the exons ATGGCTCAAGATTTCCTCCCAGGTATGGAGAGCTCCGCTATCTCTGTCTTAAAAAGAGCCGTGGAGCTTGATCACAGCTCACGACTTCAGGAGGCTCTGGTGTGCTACCAGGAAGGAATCCAGCTACTGTTGGATGTACTGAAAG CTGTAAAAGATGAATCAAAGAAGGCCCACTACAGAGAGAAGATCAAGGGCTACATGGACAGAGCAGAGCAGATCAAAGACCATGTGAACAAACTAAAAGAAG AGGGTAAATACCATGAGCAGATAAAGATAGCTGACAGTTCCACTGGGTTCAGCTATGAATCCCTCTTCAAACCCTACATCAGAGACGGACTGACTGAAGTCTGGGTGGAGGACCCTTATGTACGGCATGTCCATCAG TTGTATAATTTTCTTCGTTTCTGTGAAATGCTGATCAAATGCCAGTGTAAAGTAAAAACGATTCACCTTCTGACTTCACAGGATGAG GACGGCTCTGCTCAGCAAACCAGTGCCCTGGCAGAAATAAAGCAGTCGCTACAGAGTCAAAATATCTGTTTGGACATTCAGTACTCATCTACTATTCATGACCGGGAGATCAG GTTTAATAATGGCTGGATTATTAAGATTGGCAGAGGACTTGATTATTTCAAAAAACCAAAG ggtcgCTTCTCTGTAGGATACTGCGATTATGATTTGCGAGAGTGTCATGAGACTACCGTGGACATTTTTCATACAAAACACACTAAGACGACATAA